In Gossypium arboreum isolate Shixiya-1 chromosome 5, ASM2569848v2, whole genome shotgun sequence, a single genomic region encodes these proteins:
- the LOC108450120 gene encoding NADH dehydrogenase [ubiquinone] 1 beta subcomplex subunit 3-B yields MGKPLGSTGEFFKRRDEWRKHPMLSNQLRHATPGLGIALVAFGIYLVGEQVYNRIYAPSSSHHHQQQSSSHSH; encoded by the coding sequence ATGGGGAAGCCACTTGGATCAACAGGGGAATTCTTCAAGAGGAGGGACGAGTGGAGGAAGCATCCGATGCTCAGCAATCAGCTCCGCCACGCCACCCCTGGCCTAGGCATCGCCCTCGTTGCCTTTGGCATTTATCTGGTCGGGGAGCAGGTCTACAACAGGATTTATGCTCCTTCCTCCTCTCATCATCACCAACAACAATCTTCTTCTCACTCCCATTGA